A DNA window from Desulfovibrionales bacterium contains the following coding sequences:
- a CDS encoding YafY family protein, whose amino-acid sequence MAKKLAYERFYWFHSEIKAGRHPNARKLAEEFEVSPKTAQLDIEFFRDRLAAPLEYSYKQKGYFYTDDSFELPAIWLNEREIIALTLARQLAASIPNRKLKDSLAKVLKTFFRHLSNKIGIEYEDIAEKISLKNVEYYGTDETLFEKVLTALFRGHPAEIVYYSPHLDQTSARKILPLHLLNYMGNWHLIAYCTQKKALRTFVLSRIQEYNPTDGRIPLPEDIPRLKDYIRENFGIFYGGESIEVALCFSPRVAGFVREQIWHKKQALEHKEDGRLVLRIPVSDLREIKREILKYGADVEVLAPAALREEIKAEIEKMGGIY is encoded by the coding sequence ATGGCGAAAAAACTCGCCTATGAGCGTTTTTATTGGTTCCATAGCGAGATTAAGGCCGGGCGCCATCCAAATGCCCGAAAGCTGGCTGAGGAGTTCGAGGTCTCACCCAAGACAGCCCAGCTCGATATCGAATTCTTTCGGGACCGCCTGGCCGCCCCGCTTGAGTATTCCTACAAACAGAAGGGATATTTCTATACGGATGATTCCTTCGAACTTCCGGCTATCTGGTTGAATGAAAGAGAGATCATTGCCCTCACCCTGGCCCGGCAACTTGCCGCATCAATCCCGAATCGGAAACTGAAGGATTCTCTGGCTAAGGTTCTGAAGACATTCTTCCGGCATCTCTCCAATAAAATAGGTATTGAGTATGAGGACATCGCCGAGAAGATATCTTTAAAGAATGTCGAGTATTACGGTACGGACGAGACCCTCTTCGAAAAAGTGCTCACCGCGCTCTTCAGGGGCCATCCGGCGGAAATTGTATATTACTCGCCCCACCTGGACCAGACCTCTGCGAGAAAAATCCTCCCCCTGCATCTCCTGAACTATATGGGCAACTGGCACCTCATTGCCTATTGTACGCAGAAGAAGGCCCTGCGCACCTTCGTGCTCTCCAGAATACAGGAATACAATCCCACAGACGGCCGGATTCCTCTACCGGAGGACATTCCGCGCCTTAAAGACTATATCCGGGAAAACTTCGGGATCTTTTACGGCGGAGAAAGCATTGAGGTGGCTCTCTGTTTTTCACCCAGGGTAGCGGGTTTTGTAAGAGAGCAGATATGGCACAAGAAACAGGCGCTGGAGCATAAGGAAGACGGCCGCCTGGTCTTGAGGATACCGGTCTCCGACCTCCGGGAGATCAAGCGGGAAATCCTGAAGTACGGAGCGGACGTGGAAGTCCTGGCGCCTGCCGCCCTCCGTGAAGAAATCAAGGCGGAGATAGAGAAGATGGGGGGTATTTATTAG